Genomic DNA from Streptomyces diastaticus subsp. diastaticus:
CGACGCCGTGCGCGACCGCGACCCGGCCGAATTCGCCACCGCGCTGACCGAGCACTACGCGCCGGTGCGGAAGCGGATCGCGGAGGCCCGCGCCCGCCGCTGACCGGCTCCCGCGCTCGGACGAAGGCACCCCTCGGGCAGGGGTGCCTTCGTCGTGCCCGAAGAGGGCGGTCGCGGGGGCGGGGGTCGGGCGGCCGGGCGGGCGGGGGCACTTGACGGTCGCCGCCGGGATCTCTAGTGTCCCGGAAACAAGGACATCAGACGTCTGATTTCCCTGGCCGGTTGTCGGCTCGGCCGACTCCGCCACCCCCACCCCAGCGGCGCGCCACGCGCCCGCCTCACCCACCGGGCCCCCTCATGCCACTGACGGACCTCACCCTCGCCGAGTGCCTCGCGCTCCGCCCCGACCTCGAAGAGCCCGCCGACCTGGACGCCTTCTGGGACAGCACCCTGGACACGGCACGCGCCCACGGGACGCCCCCGCGGTACACCCTCGTGGACACCGGACTGGTCCAGGTGGCCACCTACGACGCGGTCCTCCCCGGCTTCGCGGGCGAACCCGTCCGCGGCTGGCTGCACCTGCCCGCCGACGCGCGGGAACCGCTCGGCTGCGTGGTGGAGTTCCTCGGCTACGGACGCGGGCGCGGCCTGGCGCACGAGCAGGTGCTGTGGGCCAACGCGGGCTACGCGCACTTCATCATGGACACGCGCGGCCAGGGCTGGTCCACCGCCGCCGGGGACACCCCCGACACCGCCCCGCTCGCCGGCAGCGTGCCCGGCTTCCTGACCCGGGGCGTCGAGAACCCCCGGGACCACTACTACCGACGGGTCTTCACCGACGCCGTGCGCTGCGTGGAGGCCGTCCGCGCCCACCCGGCCGTCGACCCGGAGAAGGTCGTGGTGACCGGCGTCAGCCAGGGCGGCGGCATCGCCCTGGCGGTGGCCGCGCTCACCCCCGGCCTCGCGGGCGTCATGCCCGACGTCCCGTTCCTGTGCGACATCCGGCGGGCCGTACGCGTCGCGGGCCTGCCGCCCTACACCGAGGTCGCGGAGTACCTGAGCCTGCACCGCGACCGTACCGGGACCGTGCTCACCACCCTCTCCTACCTCGACGCGGCGCTCCTGGCAGCGCGCGCCACCGCCCCGGCCCTCTTCTCCATCGCCATGATGGACGAGGTCTGCCCGCCCTCCACCTGCTTCGCCGCCTACCACCGGTACGGCGGCCCCAAGGACCTTCGCGTCTACGAGTTCAACGGACACGAGGGCGGCGGCGGCCACCACCGGCGCGAACAGCTCACCTGGGTACGGGAGCTGCTCACCACCCCGCGCCCGACGGACGCCGACGCTCCCCCCACCCCGCACGCCCCCCAACTCGCCTGATCCGCCCACCGAGAAGAGGTCCGACCATGCAGCGCCGCACCGTTCTGGCCGTCGTCCCCGCGACCCTCGCCCTCCTCACCGCCACCGTTCCCGCCGCCCACGGCGCCACCGTCCAAACCACCGCCGGCTTCACCTCCCAGGACATCGCCACCGCGGGCACCGGCTCCCCCCACTACCGCATCCCCGCCCTGACCAGGACCACCAAGGGCACCCTGCTCGCCGCGTACGACGCCCGTCCCACCCTCGCCGACCTGCCCGGCAACCTCGGCATCGTCCTGCGGCGCAGCAC
This window encodes:
- a CDS encoding acetylxylan esterase, which encodes MPLTDLTLAECLALRPDLEEPADLDAFWDSTLDTARAHGTPPRYTLVDTGLVQVATYDAVLPGFAGEPVRGWLHLPADAREPLGCVVEFLGYGRGRGLAHEQVLWANAGYAHFIMDTRGQGWSTAAGDTPDTAPLAGSVPGFLTRGVENPRDHYYRRVFTDAVRCVEAVRAHPAVDPEKVVVTGVSQGGGIALAVAALTPGLAGVMPDVPFLCDIRRAVRVAGLPPYTEVAEYLSLHRDRTGTVLTTLSYLDAALLAARATAPALFSIAMMDEVCPPSTCFAAYHRYGGPKDLRVYEFNGHEGGGGHHRREQLTWVRELLTTPRPTDADAPPTPHAPQLA